In the Malaya genurostris strain Urasoe2022 chromosome 1, Malgen_1.1, whole genome shotgun sequence genome, one interval contains:
- the LOC131433828 gene encoding glutamate dehydrogenase, mitochondrial codes for MWSFLRKVHHRGSILGRYVVANRLQHTIPKELEKIPKEKDPQFSKMVQYFYHNACVKLEPRLVEYLKKYPRMSEAERKNRVRAIIQIAGGTANTLEIRFPVMRDNGQYEIMTGYRSHHSLHRLPVKGGIRYSNDVTRDEVQALSSLMTFKCSCVHVPFGGAKGGIKIDPSKYSSKELQNITRRYTIELAKKNFIGPGIDVPAPDMGTSDREMSWIADQYSKTIGHKDINALAIVTGKPLHQGGIRGRTEATGRGVFIATNCFVREPEWMKAIGIEPGLEGKTVIFQGFGNVGMYGARFFHEAGCKIIGIKEIDVSLLNEDGIDVEELIKYKEINNTIKGFPDAAETEDDLLIHPCDILVPAAVEKSINSENAGKIQAKIIAEGANGPTTPAADKILLNRKILVIPDLYCNAGGVTASYFEYLKNINHISFGKLSFRQESENLREVLKSVQESLKEASVCVDVTPTDPLKHYLDNASEADVVASGLKYVLETAGRGIMAVANQHKLCLDLRTAAYIWSVEKIFKTYDGSGLAV; via the coding sequence ATGTGGTCGTTTCTTCGTAAAGTTCACCATCGCGGTTCCATATTGGGGCGATATGTCGTCGCCAATCGCCTGCAGCACACCATTCCGAAAGAGCTGGAGAAGATTCCCAAGGAAAAGGATCCGCAGTTTTCCAAAATGGTACAGTACTTCTATCATAACGCTTGCGTCAAGCTGGAACCGCGGTTAGTGGAGTACCTAAAGAAGTATCCGAGAATGAGCGAAGCCGAACGCAAGAATCGGGTTCGTGCCATCATCCAGATAGCCGGCGGAACGGCTAACACCCTTGAGATACGGTTTCCGGTGATGCGTGATAACGGACAGTACGAAATTATGACCGGTTACCGCTCGCATCATTCGCTACATCGACTTCCGGTCAAAGGTGGTATCCGGTATTCGAACGATGTAACCAGAGATGAAGTACAAGCCCTGTCATCGTTGATGACGTTCAAGTGTTCCTGTGTGCATGTTCCGTTCGGGGGAGCGAAAGGCGGCATTAAAATCGATCCCAGCAAGTATAGCTCCAAAGAGTTACAGAATATTACCCGGAGGTACACAATCGAACTGGCCAAGAAAAATTTCATCGGTCCGGGAATCGATGTACCCGCTCCGGATATGGGAACAAGTGACCGAGAGATGTCTTGGATTGCAGATCAGTATAGTAAAACCATCGGACATAAGGACATCAATGCACTGGCAATTGTGACGGGAAAACCTCTGCATCAAGGTGGAATTCGAGGTCGAACCGAGGCCACCGGAAGGGGTGTATTCATTGCGACCAACTGTTTCGTTCGGGAACCGGAATGGATGAAAGCGATCGGAATCGAGCCCGGTCTGGAAGGGAAAACTGTAATTTTTCAAGGTTTTGGAAACGTCGGAATGTACGGGGCAAGATTTTTTCACGAAGCCGGTTGCAAGATTATTGGAATTAAGGAAATTGATGTTTCGTTGCTTAATGAGGATGGCATAGACGTGGAGGAGTTGataaaatataaagaaataaataacaCCATCAAAGGTTTTCCGGATGCCGCAGAAACCGAAGACGATTTGTTGATACATCCGTGCGACATCCTTGTCCCGGCGGCAGTGGAAAAGTCTATCAATTCGGAAAATGCGGGTAAAATACAAGCCAAAATAATAGCGGAAGGTGCCAACGGTCCGACCACTCCGGCCGCAGACAAAATCCTTttgaatcgaaaaattttggtcATTCCGGATTTGTACTGCAACGCGGGGGGAGTCACAGCTTCCtattttgaatatttgaaaaatattaaccACATCTCGTTCGGTAAGCTGTCCTTCCGGCAGGAATCGGAAAATCTACGCGAagtattgaaatcggttcaggaaTCGCTGAAGGAAGCCTCGGTTTGTGTGGACGTAACACCAACGGATCCCCTGAAGCACTATCTGGACAATGCCAGCGAAGCGGATGTCGTTGCTTCCGGGTTAAAGTACGTCCTGGAGACAGCCGGCCGTGGAATCATGGCCGTTGCCAATCAACACAAGCTCTGTTTGGATTTACGAACCGCGGCGTACATTTGGTCGGTGGAGAAGATTTTCAAAACCTATGATGGGTCCGGTCTTGCCGTTTAG